In the Necator americanus strain Aroian chromosome X, whole genome shotgun sequence genome, TGTTCAGGTACCTGTATGGGCTGTATGGTTGTTCGTTGCCTGCTTTCTGCTCACGATTGTGGTACTGCTGCTGGATTATTGCGTCATTCGTCGTAATGCGTTGTCGAACAGATGTTGCACACGTACTCGGCAGAAACGAAACACTGCCAGCGCTATCCACCAGAAGAGATCTACTAACATGCTGTTAAATGTACGTGTGATATCTGCAAAATACTGTGATGTAGTTAAATTGTCATGTGAGCAGCGCGCATTCGATGTTGCTCCATGTAGTTATCTACTATTGCGTATTCGGAGCTaacgaaatttttgtttatgttggGCCATTTTACAaataatgcaattttttttcactctcttcacttttcagcaataatataaacaaaatttctttacTCTTAACCACATTCCTCTTCACTTTCTACaatccttttccatttttgctcGACTACCAGTGCCACTGTTCCAAAATTCTCCTTCAGACTTTGATTTATACACTTGAAGAAATCGGATTGTGTATAGGATTGTTTACCCAAAATTTTGCGTTTTTCCAGCACGATGATTGAATATTTAAGGATTGACataagggaaaaagaaaacatttttttactcGTGATCAAATCCCAAGGTGACAGCTGCGATTACTTCGAAAGCTTTGGAAATTCCTTTTAGATTTCTTCAAGCTCAAAGAAGCTGAGAAAgttgttttattaattttttcttctggccTCTTGAAGTCATTATCTCACAGTCTTTAAACGTCTTCTCCAGCCGACATCCTATTTTTCTCGGTGCGTTGGAAACCTAGGAAGTTTCGTTCTCTTTGGCTTTGGATGTtattctcaactagctttcttTCCTCCCTCTTCCACTTTAAACACCATTCTATGCAtcagaaaatcatttttagtatgaataagtaaatatactCCTTTTCGGGTTCCTACACTATGTGAGATAGTCTTTCTGCAAAATCTGATGCCATTGTTGCTTCAATCATCTGAGATTGTGATGCTTTGTTCTAAGAGTATTTTTACTAAAGAATGataattttttagattttaccTCCAACCAAAGATTGCTCAGAAGGTTTGTTCATAACAATATCTTGAAATTTAGAAGTTGAACCGTCAAGTGCAATGTGCTGATCAAGACGTGTAGAGTCCACTTTGCTGTTGACAATCGAAGGTCATGGATGTATCGATGTTGGTATCAACAATTATTCTGCTCAATTACCTCTTCGCCCGTTTGTTACGAGTCGATTAatcaaaataatatagaagaaattagaattgttccCGTGCTCTATTGTTAAGTCTATAGCAGGCATAGTTTCAACATCATAGTTCTTGTAGAAATATCGATTTTTGTGGGGTTTTTCCTAAAGATGTCCATAAACGTTTCCACTCCTCTCTCATGGCATGTTTCATGCATTCCTATTATTTGTGCACTCATTTTTTCAGGCGACAGCCAATAGTTTTGAAGCTTCTACAGATCACctcaaaaaacaatttcaagaTGAATTTCACATACAGCAAGTTTGTGGAATTCATTGCTACCTCGTTCCCAGAAATACGAAAACATTCCTGTGACAGAGACAACTCGTCTCTAAAATAGACTTTTTAAGTTTAAACACAGCTCCATTCAATGTTATGTTTTCTGTTGGTCGGTGACCTTCAGCAATCCTTCAGACAAATTGTAGATCCTTGTTCTGCAGAACTGCAGAGACTCTAAGAGAGGCTTCCTCCTTTTGAGGTGACGATGGTGATCGAACTGCTTGATTTAATGGTACTTTTTTAGGGTTAGTTAGAAGGGAACAGAAGCGGGAGAGATAGAACTTTGAGAAAAcctcctgaatttttttaggaattaaTTTCTACCTCGCGTAGCGGGAGCGTTGTTGAGGAGAAAATAAGTATTTTGTGGCTTTGCAGATTTCTGATGTAATGAACCTTCATCATCTGAAGGGTTAGAGTGCACTAATGCGGTCAAACTAACTCTAATTTACAAAACTGATTTGTTGGATATCCATAAATTGCAAGATAGAGAAAGAGTTGCTCTGCTCTAAAGTTGGATTCCCATACGATAGAAAGAGTGGATTGTGATAACCTTTCGCAACGTTTGcaaatttgcatttttcaacGCTTTGCCATAACTTCCTTCAACCGTATCGATctgaatctttaaaaaaaaactgttattcAGTATCAGCACATTATGGTCTGCAAAGTGAATTAgtttttattgcaaaaattgaGAATCTATAACTACGATTGTCATCTAGTATATACCATTGAAACGCGACCTAACACAGTTTGCactggaattttctttctggcgtatatatttgtatatacTTCGAATGTGAAGAGCAAAAGTGGTATTTTGATAGCTCATGCTCATGACCAATTTTGAAAGATTCACAAAATTAAGGAACTCAATTTTGGAGCGGTTCACAACgtctcttctattttttgacAAAATCGCTTAAAATTATacctattagggtgttcggaaagtatctgccgaaaatttcgcagtagcgcagattttttgaaatgttctggaatttcccgttttaaatatattacataaggacactaccgcttgtatgCGCATagcatatctggctccctctccCTTACCTATTTCATCGTATAAAGGCCGAACATTCCatccatattcgacacgtactcctttgcgagttcgaatctggccaccccgctgctgaagcccatcgaaacttaaatcaagtattcggcactaAGCCCCTTTTGAGCGGTCTGCGTGCGtctggttccagcgcttcaaaccCCCGGGAACAAGAAGCTCGAAGATgtgcctcgctctggtcgaccgactgcaatatcgttcgacgaactgaagaatctggcggagcagcatccatatgaaggtatGCGGTATTTTGCCGccaatcttggctgttcgctgtctaccgtgagcaatggactgtgatctctcggaatgatgaaaaagctcggtcagtagCTCCcgcatgcattgagcgacggcaaccgccaaagacgcctggacatctgcaaTACACATCTGCAATGCGACATCTGAATCTaagtttcgaactgctgctggacaacacgacagttactgccgaggtctactgcgctcaactgcaaagactggccgacaagatacgcaaggagcacccgatgctcgacaacgttctcctgctgcacgataacgcgcgccctcacatcgcgaagaagactttccagaaaattctggagctcggacGAGAAGTTCTAGCGCACCCACCGCACAGCCTGGACCTGCCCCCGAGCTATTACCACCttttccgatcgcttcagcattgCCGATCGCTGGAAGaaaagcgctacgatgatcatgaccacctcgaaaatgaccttctcGGGCTTTCTTTGTCTCCAAGTAGCCGGAGTcctacgccaaaggaatccgtgatcttgtgagacgttggccgaaggttgtcgatgttgatggagattatttcgtcgaataataaaatgttgttaaaaagttgtattgtttgaaattttgctatatttcggcagatactttccgaacaccctaatccATACTGGATACACAATGAAGTTCATGCAATACAATTTTGCACGGTTGTAGAGAATTAGTCTGTTTATTTGCAAAATTAGGTATTTCTAACTTTCTTGGCATTTTTTTGTATCCTAGTTAAGAAGAATTATAAAAGTTTCTTCTTACTTTCGAATTATTCTCAACTATGTTTTAAGAGGACCAGAATACTTACATAGATCAAGATTTACAgcttggaattttctttgatgttcTTCCAAAACATGGCAACGAGAAAAGTGCaagatttctgattttccgcTGGGGAtcaaaatctgtatgacttcGAACAAATTGCAAAAACCCAGCTCGTCATTTAAGAAATCTTATTCACTTTAAAGccttttaaaggaaaatatcTTCTTATTAgaattcattctttcttttattcacattttttgttctctcaaaagttacTTGAGGAATTGTGTCCTGACATTTGTATCAGGACCCCAattctgttgttttgttgttatgCTATACTTTGCGCACAGTATCATATATCCGTTGTACAAACAATCGGCATTGTAAGGAGTTATATTTTGGTGGTCATCTTATCGAGATGACCGTCCACgaagtttgtttattcaacGATTGCTGATGAGGCTATTTTATTAACGACCGCCCACAACGGGCATTCCTGTGTTTGTGGCTCCCAGTGAGCACAACGTCGTTCGCCTATCAATAAACTATTaataccactgaaccacctgtaTTCTGAGGCGTTAACCTTAACGCTCGACTAATAGGGCAATAAGAAGGAATTATATAACTCTTCGCACCATTACAAATTGTTTATAAGCGCGCTAAAATTCTTAACTCTCtctctgtgtatgtgtgtgtgtatgtatgtatgtatgtacgtatgtatgtatgtatgtatgaaacaaaattccaaaaaaggggtgcgacgggtcccactgcgtcggattagTTTCATAGTTTTATAGTTTTGTAAGTTTGTTAATTGTGAAGGCACTATTCAAAAAGTTCTAATCAATCTGTATAATCTAAAAGCTAATCAATTCCACTGTTTTGAATCTATTCTTTATTCAAAGGACTAATCACTTTTAGTGCATTGTAAACTAGAGCCGAACATACTCATTAAGGTTTATCTGCTCCCCTTAACATATGTCTAGAAGCAACGTATCAAGTGTTTCGTATATTGGGTTGAGTAATAAATAacttccgttttgtttttcatacatATATTGTGATTCAGTGTGATTGTGACCTGCTGAGGTTCCCTGATAACGTTCTCGTTATTTGACGTGAATTTGATGCCAATACTGGCTTCAACCATGAATACCCCTTATTAGTGaaatcacagccggttagtccaCTGTCTcactgtttctgctgtgccaaaATCGGTTCATAATACTgttcccgcacgtcggtccggtcgaaagcctgcaatcaagtgagtGGGACGTGCAAGGggggcggtttggagtcggtTTCCTCCAACAAATAGGTTCATTTGTTAACTCCTGGAGAACACACCGTGCTCCCAAAGACTCATGGGACTAAAGGCCGGCAACCTGTCTTTGGGATTTAAAATTAAACCCACACcgcaaaaataaggaagattCTCCTGACTCCGGAGAAAAGCTTGGTACGGCAGCACCAGGAAGGACGGGATTGCAAGATTAATGTTGGTAAACAAAACGGAAAATGACGAAAATGGCGACCTGTGCTTACAATGCACGTATCCTTGCATCGAAAGCGGCCACTGAAAATCTGATTACGTAACCTAGggagattaagtacgacgtcatcggactgaccaaGACGAGACGATGTCGCCCACAGAACGCCGtttatgaaactggagaagaactgttcctgGGAAAATGCGACAGTAGAGCTGTTGGTGGAGTTCATCAACAcaagtatggcaaagaacatcgactctttcgaacaacatacgacccgaatcggacgtctacggatgagaagatgtggtccaacaccagctttgactatcttcgttgcttacgctccaacatcaagctacgaagaagaagtcgaagctttctatatagacctggagaagttctactgaGAAAATCATGCCTTACAAGGTCacaattggcgatttcaacgccaaagttggcccaagaagaacgcctgaggaactatACATCGGGACCTACAGCCtgcaatggaatgaacagggggagaggctctccgagttcatcgtgacaactaagaccatccatgggaactcgcaattccagaagccctcctctctacgctggacgtgggagtcatccggtggagggtaccgtaatgaaatagactacatcatcgtcaataaaaggttctccCTGGCGAATGttgctgttgtgccaaagttctatacgggatcggaccatatCCTTCTCCGAAGAAGATCTTCCTTCACaatgagagaagagaaagccgccaagttcagagagcgaaatcccagaactatcattaactggaaTCTCTTCGCTACAAAGCTggcttttggaaagattccgcaatggacaacatcgacgagggatatgaccggctcgttgaacaccttcacgactgcacgaagaaggctgagtGTTTTAAagccaccaagagacgcctgtctcttggaACTCTTAAGCTGATACGCCGGCGTgtagcagcacgagccgcagggaacgaAGAACTCACgttcgagctcgcaaggctttgcagagaggcgacaAGGGAGGTtcttaaagagagaaaagcagaagtgctggctgaagctgcagaagcggggaaaagcatccgctatgcccgtcgagacttcgccattCGCAAGatgaggatgactgctctccggaatccgaaagaaaaaaccattgcatcgagaagggaaatagagaaaatcatctacgacttctactctgatctcttcgacagccatgtccacttccctcctcaccatctgagggaagacggacggCTTCAACACGAATGTGGCaatgaacattttttgaaCTGCTCACTcaatgaacaattttttcgaaCTACTCATGACTCGATCCGGACTTCTGCGGATgggaagatgtggttcaacgccAGCTTTCACTCTCGCTTATGCTTGATTATGAAACTATAAAGAAGTGGGAGCTTTCTATACTACGACCTGgggaagttctacagagaagaccaTACCTTGTACGAGACGAGCACTGGAAGAGGATCtctgagttcatcatgacgattaagaccatccatggaaactcgcaatttcagaagcccttcTCCCTCAAGTTACAATATCGAATATATAGGAATACGATCGGTTTCTTGAACACCTTTACGACTGCAAAAGGAAGATTGAGAGTTTTACAGCTACCACATGGCGCCTATCTCCGGAAACTCTGGAGGTGATACGTCAGGGTAAAGAGGCACGACCTACAGACAGACATGAACATACGTTCGACTCCGCGTTGCAGAGAAGCGTTCAAAAAAGAGTCCACAGAGAGAAGACCTGGAGAATtggctgaagcagcagaggcgggaaaGAGCACTAATTAGGCCACTCAAAACTTCGCTAGTCGTAAAAGAACCAAGATAAAATTACAATATCGAGAAAAGGAAGGGAGGAGGTCATTCATGACTTCTGTACAGGTCTCTT is a window encoding:
- a CDS encoding hypothetical protein (NECATOR_CHRX.G24983.T3), with the translated sequence MMDDLSNTEEHYEHGTVLPKDIDGVRQYVPVWAVWLFVACFLLTIVVLLLDYCVIRRNALSNRCCTRTRQKRNTASAIHQKRSTNMLLNKLNRQVQCADQDV
- a CDS encoding hypothetical protein (NECATOR_CHRX.G24987.T1) yields the protein MRHLNLSFELLLDNTTVTAEVYCAQLQRLADKIRKEHPMLDNVLLLHDNARPHIAKKTFQKILELGREVLAHPPHSLDLPPSYYHLFRSLQHCRSLEEKRYDDHDHLENDLLGLSLSPSSRSPTPKESVIL
- a CDS encoding hypothetical protein (NECATOR_CHRX.G24988.T1); amino-acid sequence: MKLEKNCSWENATVELLVEFINTSMAKNIDSFEQHTTRIGRLRMRRCGPTPALTIFVAYAPTSSYEEEVEAFYIDLEKFY
- a CDS encoding hypothetical protein (NECATOR_CHRX.G24989.T1), whose amino-acid sequence is MDNIDEGYDRLVEHLHDCTKKAECFKATKRRLSLGTLKLIRRRVAARAAGNEELTFELARLCREATREVLKERKAEVLAEAAEAGKSIRYARRDFAIRKMRMTALRNPKEKTIASRREIEKIIYDFYSDLFDSHVHFPPHHLREDGRLQHECGNEHFLNCSLNEQFFRTTHDSIRTSADGKMWFNASFHSRLCLIMKL